In one window of Pirellulales bacterium DNA:
- a CDS encoding ZIP family metal transporter gives MTALLLSVLTFFSTALGGLFALRRRRQLYLVMGFSAGILIAAALFDLLPEALEMAGQAGAASTEKIFLFCGLGFLLYYSLDFFVHLGAAGHEERHAEEPPAADHRLGDANLPDHHANNLHAHHHPAHHHHHHVTFGSLAALGLTVHSFLDGFAIGGAFQASATLGWLVAVAVLAHDFGDGVTTVGVVLGSKGGWRASLGWLLADALAPVFGCALALAISISQGLIAVLLSFFAGSFLFIGAAHLLPEAEHEGKAPWLYAAVVLGFAFVGILRHLFQV, from the coding sequence ATGACTGCGCTGCTTCTATCGGTGCTCACCTTTTTCTCGACGGCCCTGGGCGGTTTATTTGCCCTCCGTCGACGCCGCCAACTGTATTTGGTAATGGGCTTCTCCGCCGGAATTCTAATCGCCGCCGCCCTGTTCGATTTGCTGCCCGAAGCATTGGAAATGGCTGGGCAGGCCGGCGCCGCTTCGACCGAAAAAATTTTCCTGTTTTGCGGTCTGGGATTTCTGCTGTATTACAGCCTCGATTTTTTTGTACATCTGGGGGCCGCCGGTCACGAGGAGCGCCACGCCGAAGAGCCTCCTGCGGCCGATCATCGCCTTGGCGATGCGAATCTCCCCGATCATCACGCGAACAATCTTCACGCCCATCATCACCCTGCCCATCACCACCACCACCATGTCACTTTCGGTTCCCTTGCCGCGCTGGGATTGACGGTCCACAGTTTTTTGGATGGCTTTGCCATCGGCGGCGCGTTTCAAGCCAGCGCCACCCTCGGCTGGCTCGTGGCGGTTGCCGTCTTGGCGCACGATTTTGGCGACGGAGTCACCACCGTGGGCGTGGTGTTGGGTTCCAAAGGAGGCTGGCGCGCCAGCCTGGGATGGCTCCTGGCCGATGCCCTGGCGCCAGTGTTTGGGTGTGCCCTCGCCTTGGCGATTTCCATCTCGCAGGGCTTAATTGCCGTCCTGCTCAGTTTTTTTGCCGGCTCGTTTTTGTTCATCGGCGCCGCGCACTTGTTGCCGGAAGCCGAGCATGAGGGAAAAGCACCCTGGCTGTACGCCGCCGTAGTGCTGGGATTCGCCTTCGTGGGCATCCTCCGCCATTTGTTCCAAGTATAG
- a CDS encoding metal-dependent hydrolase: MAGFKTHITTSTILGIGGGAAAYTFYHLPAPTCILAAGLCGVSGMLPDLDSGPGRPLRESMAFAAAVVPMAMVERFKAMGLGLESMILVGGAMYLFIRFGLAALLRRFTVHRGMFHSFPACAIAGETVFLVFGCEQTKLRYFVAGAAMVGFMSHLILDEIWSIEFKGGRPHLKSSFGTAMKFWGPAMGPNILTYLLLAGITFFAVNDPVWMSKFGSWADGQRDLAARVLNKLGLEGPSAPPANATQGSPPPMVNINAAAAPMSNFNGSQPSALNYNDTQPPMVNLNGSAPVDDSRR; this comes from the coding sequence ATGGCTGGCTTCAAAACGCACATTACCACCAGCACAATCTTGGGCATCGGCGGCGGCGCCGCGGCTTACACCTTTTATCACTTGCCGGCTCCCACCTGCATTTTGGCCGCCGGCCTGTGCGGCGTGTCTGGCATGCTCCCTGATTTGGACAGCGGCCCCGGCCGTCCGCTCCGCGAAAGCATGGCGTTTGCCGCGGCCGTGGTCCCCATGGCGATGGTCGAACGTTTCAAAGCGATGGGCTTAGGATTGGAATCAATGATTCTCGTCGGCGGGGCCATGTATTTGTTCATTCGCTTTGGCTTGGCGGCCCTGCTCAGGCGCTTCACCGTGCATCGGGGAATGTTTCATAGCTTTCCCGCCTGCGCGATTGCCGGGGAAACCGTCTTCTTGGTCTTCGGATGCGAACAGACAAAGCTCCGCTACTTTGTGGCCGGCGCCGCGATGGTCGGTTTCATGTCCCATTTAATTTTGGATGAAATTTGGAGCATCGAGTTCAAAGGCGGCAGGCCCCATTTGAAAAGCAGTTTCGGCACCGCCATGAAATTCTGGGGACCGGCCATGGGGCCCAACATCCTCACGTATTTACTGTTGGCGGGCATCACGTTTTTTGCCGTCAACGACCCGGTGTGGATGAGCAAATTCGGATCGTGGGCAGACGGTCAGCGCGATCTGGCCGCCCGCGTGTTGAACAAGCTGGGGCTGGAAGGTCCGTCTGCACCGCCGGCCAATGCCACCCAAGGTTCGCCGCCGCCGATGGTAAATATCAACGCCGCCGCAGCGCCGATGTCAAATTTCAACGGCTCGCAACCATCGGCATTGAATTACAACGATACGCAACCGCCGATGGTGAATCTCAATGGTTCGGCTCCCGTCGACGACAGTCGGCGCTGA
- the dtd gene encoding D-aminoacyl-tRNA deacylase, whose translation MRACVQRVSQAQVTVAGEVTGRIENGLLVLLGVAVGDTDDDARQMAQKIVELRIFPDDEGKMNRSLVEARGGMLVVSQFTLLGDCRKGRRPSFVEAAPLEEAERLYQLFVTAVQQQGLQVETGRFRAHMDVSLVNDGPVTLLLDSRKVF comes from the coding sequence ATGCGCGCCTGTGTCCAACGTGTCAGCCAAGCTCAAGTGACTGTCGCTGGCGAAGTGACCGGCCGGATTGAAAACGGCCTACTAGTGCTATTAGGCGTGGCCGTCGGCGACACCGATGACGATGCCCGACAAATGGCGCAAAAAATTGTCGAGCTGCGCATTTTTCCCGACGACGAAGGAAAAATGAACCGTTCGCTGGTCGAAGCCCGCGGGGGAATGCTGGTCGTCAGCCAATTCACGCTGCTGGGCGATTGCCGCAAGGGTCGAAGACCAAGTTTTGTGGAAGCCGCGCCGCTGGAAGAAGCCGAGCGGTTATATCAGCTTTTCGTAACCGCGGTGCAACAACAGGGCCTCCAAGTGGAAACCGGGCGATTTCGCGCGCACATGGACGTATCGCTGGTGAACGATGGCCCGGTGACGTTGCTGCTGGACAGCCGGAAAGTATTCTAG